From the Salinimicrobium tongyeongense genome, one window contains:
- a CDS encoding penicillin-binding protein encodes MATTEKHILYRIYVVAGFMFLLAFAVGFKLLNIQVVEGENYREMAEQRTYRNFVIPANRGNLYDANGNLLATSIPKYDIRFDAVTVSDKNFQENVGPLAKELAKMFGEDSSRWVRKLRSARANKHRYLLIARNLGYSEYIKVKNFPMFKLGSNRGGIIVEQRTVREHPLGKMAERTVGYERQDDSGYYTRVGLEGAFGPYLRGKEGRRLKQRIAKGQWKPISDNNEVEPKDGYDLISTIDVKIQDIAHHALLKQLEKYEADHGSVVVMETETGEIKAISNLGRTSKGTYFEKLNYAVGEAHEPGSTFKLMSMIVALEDKVIDTSTVVDTEKGQMIIYRRRVRDSKHGGYGKISAGKAFEVSSNVGIVKLIYENYKDQPEKFVDRLKDMHLDESLGLAIKGEGTPYIPTPGDKTWSGLSLPWMAYGYGSIQITPLQTLTFYNAIANGGEMVKPRFIKEVKEWDKTIEKFDKEIIDPQICSPETVAKVTDLLKNVVEKGTGKGLYDPNFSMAGKTGTAQTEYWKEGWAQNPQYISSFVGFFPVENPKYSCIVVIHKPNNKTGYYGADVSGPVFKRIAQKIFTDTPVLDEFETLERVDPAIEKNYEKYYAAARKLGKVVPDLRGMPAMDAVSLLENLGVKYEISGNGEVSQQSVKPGTSIAEGLTIKLKLS; translated from the coding sequence ATGGCAACTACCGAGAAGCACATACTTTATCGCATCTACGTAGTGGCGGGTTTTATGTTCCTGCTTGCTTTTGCTGTGGGCTTTAAGCTTCTTAATATACAGGTGGTTGAGGGGGAGAATTACCGGGAGATGGCCGAGCAGCGCACTTACCGGAATTTTGTTATTCCGGCAAACCGCGGAAATCTTTACGATGCCAACGGTAATTTGCTGGCAACATCAATACCCAAATATGATATAAGGTTTGATGCGGTCACGGTTTCAGATAAGAACTTCCAGGAAAATGTGGGCCCGCTTGCCAAAGAACTCGCCAAAATGTTCGGGGAAGATTCTTCGCGCTGGGTGCGAAAACTGCGTTCGGCCAGGGCTAATAAACACAGGTATTTGCTTATTGCACGTAACCTTGGATATTCAGAATATATTAAGGTAAAGAATTTTCCGATGTTCAAACTGGGTTCTAACCGCGGCGGAATTATCGTGGAGCAGAGAACGGTTCGGGAACATCCTTTAGGGAAAATGGCCGAACGCACTGTGGGTTACGAGCGGCAGGACGACAGCGGTTACTATACACGGGTGGGCCTTGAAGGTGCTTTTGGACCCTATCTTAGGGGCAAGGAAGGCAGGCGTTTAAAGCAGCGTATCGCCAAAGGCCAGTGGAAACCGATAAGCGACAATAACGAGGTGGAGCCAAAAGATGGCTATGACCTTATTTCAACCATAGATGTGAAAATTCAGGATATCGCCCACCACGCTTTGCTGAAACAGTTGGAGAAATATGAGGCCGATCATGGCTCGGTAGTGGTGATGGAAACCGAAACCGGCGAGATCAAGGCAATCTCAAACCTGGGGCGCACTTCCAAAGGCACTTATTTTGAAAAACTGAACTATGCCGTGGGGGAAGCCCATGAACCGGGATCTACCTTTAAGCTCATGTCTATGATCGTGGCTCTTGAAGATAAAGTGATTGATACCAGTACCGTGGTAGACACAGAGAAGGGCCAGATGATCATTTACCGAAGAAGAGTGCGGGATTCCAAACACGGGGGCTACGGAAAAATTTCAGCAGGAAAAGCTTTTGAAGTTTCCTCAAACGTGGGGATCGTAAAGCTGATCTATGAGAACTACAAAGATCAGCCCGAGAAGTTTGTAGACAGGCTAAAAGACATGCACCTTGATGAAAGCCTTGGCCTTGCCATCAAGGGCGAGGGCACGCCTTATATTCCTACTCCGGGAGATAAGACCTGGAGCGGGTTATCGCTGCCGTGGATGGCTTACGGGTATGGAAGTATCCAGATCACGCCCTTGCAAACCCTTACATTTTACAACGCCATTGCCAATGGGGGCGAAATGGTAAAACCCCGCTTTATCAAAGAGGTTAAAGAGTGGGATAAGACCATCGAGAAGTTTGATAAAGAGATCATAGATCCACAAATATGCAGTCCCGAGACTGTGGCCAAAGTTACCGATCTGCTTAAAAATGTGGTTGAAAAGGGTACTGGAAAAGGGCTTTATGACCCGAATTTTTCCATGGCCGGAAAAACCGGAACTGCCCAAACCGAATACTGGAAAGAGGGCTGGGCCCAGAATCCGCAGTACATTTCTTCTTTTGTCGGCTTTTTCCCGGTAGAGAACCCTAAGTATTCATGTATTGTGGTGATTCACAAGCCCAATAACAAAACCGGTTATTACGGGGCCGATGTAAGCGGGCCGGTCTTTAAAAGGATCGCCCAGAAGATCTTTACAGATACGCCTGTGCTCGATGAGTTTGAGACGCTGGAGCGGGTTGACCCTGCTATTGAAAAGAATTACGAAAAATATTATGCCGCCGCCAGGAAACTGGGCAAAGTAGTGCCCGACCTGAGGGGGATGCCTGCCATGGATGCAGTTTCCCTCCTGGAAAATCTTGGGGTGAAATATGAAATATCCGGAAACGGAGAGGTGAGTCAGCAGTCGGTTAAACCCGGAACAAGCATTGCTGAAGGCCTTACCATAAAATTAAAATTGAGTTGA
- a CDS encoding FtsL-like putative cell division protein: MKESLYNILKGKFLISNDAFNNWRFILFCTVLAIFMIGSSHSAEQKVHEIARLNDEVLELRTEFLDGRSNLMKLKMESTITGRMAQKGIKPSDVPPTKIIVKEKE; this comes from the coding sequence ATGAAAGAGAGTTTGTACAACATCCTTAAAGGAAAGTTTCTTATTAGCAACGACGCCTTTAACAACTGGCGTTTTATCCTTTTTTGTACGGTGCTGGCAATTTTTATGATTGGCAGCTCTCACAGTGCAGAACAAAAGGTGCATGAAATAGCGAGGCTTAACGATGAGGTGCTCGAGTTGAGGACAGAATTTCTTGACGGCAGGTCTAACCTCATGAAGCTTAAAATGGAATCGACAATTACAGGGAGAATGGCGCAAAAGGGTATCAAGCCGTCTGATGTGCCTCCCACAAAGATCATAGTTAAAGAAAAAGAGTAA